The following proteins come from a genomic window of Varunaivibrio sulfuroxidans:
- a CDS encoding cytochrome c oxidase subunit 3 family protein, whose protein sequence is MDGDPLSVATHDAKPAHDTHSEHDTHGESETGGWGALDNLPGNPMMWILIISELLVFGAFFLGYSVARALDPVTFAYAQDQVDRFVGGLNTLVLITSGYVLALAVRLRARGRVSLSRRLTLVAMAVGSAFLVIKIIEYADMFSHGISIETNTYFTLFFLMTGFHFMHVVAGLVVLGLVTWKNSLENMETGAAFWHMVDLIWIVMYPLLYLIR, encoded by the coding sequence ATGGATGGCGATCCCCTTTCCGTGGCGACGCACGACGCAAAACCCGCGCACGATACACATAGCGAACACGATACACATGGTGAAAGTGAAACGGGCGGGTGGGGTGCGCTCGATAACTTGCCGGGCAATCCGATGATGTGGATTTTGATCATCAGCGAGCTTTTGGTGTTCGGGGCTTTTTTCCTCGGTTACAGCGTCGCCCGCGCGCTCGACCCCGTCACGTTCGCTTACGCTCAAGATCAGGTCGATCGCTTTGTCGGCGGCCTCAATACCCTTGTTTTGATTACCAGCGGCTATGTCCTGGCCTTGGCGGTGCGCCTGCGCGCACGCGGTCGTGTCTCCTTGTCGCGGCGCCTGACCCTTGTCGCGATGGCCGTCGGATCGGCCTTTTTGGTCATCAAAATCATCGAATACGCCGACATGTTCAGCCACGGCATCTCCATCGAGACAAATACCTATTTCACCTTGTTTTTTCTGATGACCGGGTTTCATTTCATGCACGTCGTCGCGGGCCTCGTGGTGCTGGGTCTCGTGACCTGGAAGAACAGCCTGGAAAACATGGAAACCGGGGCCGCTTTTTGGCACATGGTGGACCTGATTTGGATCGTCATGTACCCCCTTTTGTATCTGATCCGGTGA
- a CDS encoding c-type cytochrome, whose amino-acid sequence MSERLTKNAARNIFFGGTIFFLVIFIALVANSVFYATGASSHHSEITPSIALGKRVWERNACIDCHTILGEGAYFAPELGNVWARYGGFDDPQGAREGIIGWIKNQPTGIEGRRQMPHFNLSDKELNGLVDFFEWTNKINTQHWPPNDAG is encoded by the coding sequence ATGAGCGAAAGATTAACCAAAAACGCCGCGAGGAACATCTTCTTCGGCGGCACCATTTTCTTCCTGGTGATTTTCATCGCCCTGGTCGCCAATTCCGTCTTTTATGCGACCGGCGCGTCTTCCCATCACTCGGAAATCACCCCAAGCATCGCCCTGGGCAAGCGGGTATGGGAACGCAACGCCTGCATCGATTGTCACACCATTTTGGGCGAGGGGGCTTATTTCGCCCCCGAACTGGGTAACGTCTGGGCGCGCTACGGCGGTTTCGACGATCCCCAGGGCGCGCGCGAGGGCATTATCGGCTGGATCAAAAACCAGCCCACCGGCATCGAGGGACGCCGTCAAATGCCGCACTTCAATCTCAGCGACAAAGAATTGAACGGGCTGGTCGATTTCTTCGAATGGACCAACAAAATCAACACCCAACACTGGCCGCCCAACGACGCCGGCTGA
- a CDS encoding cytochrome C oxidase subunit IV family protein → MHFQSPSNRRLTWTWLVLVGLTLASMVGGRATAGDPHPLGVWVVVVVLAITTVKAAQVLLNFLNLRAASGGWRQGFLVAVFLINATIALIYAFTP, encoded by the coding sequence ATGCACTTTCAATCCCCTTCCAACCGTCGTCTGACCTGGACTTGGCTTGTTTTGGTCGGCCTGACCCTAGCGAGCATGGTCGGCGGGCGCGCCACGGCAGGCGATCCCCATCCCCTCGGCGTTTGGGTCGTCGTTGTCGTGCTTGCAATCACGACAGTCAAGGCCGCTCAGGTCCTTTTGAATTTTCTCAACCTGCGCGCCGCGAGCGGTGGCTGGCGGCAGGGTTTTCTCGTCGCGGTCTTCTTGATCAACGCGACGATAGCCCTGATCTATGCCTTTACCCCCTAA
- a CDS encoding nitric oxide reductase activation protein NorD yields MGLSTIMQLLEVEEQAGRYWHRLVGDVASYPKYSDCAVRLEDIRVQLGVFFRALGGAPGVALTAGSQHTSTHRLTFLQRLGAAAERMEQARFDGETLMLPIEIDLFPTAALNRDAYFWLTAFFTATSVAAGDVPETGVPDTPLHRDIRRLRRAHDATRTVLGEIPGLRARYRRLCDGVLAARPQRNLPPVEAAVEATVAYMLDAGDPTALLDRLAQETAPRGYRPFLPVPLWGIPSSRREQSRAQSRDDPAAGGEGEGDARRHKAQRKTQDQAQRDDPMILNNMEKILSLAEMVNVNRAIDDDDPDQAKKAADDLDELTLSEHKRRAASKIKLDLDLPPDAIDTTRLKAAVTYPEWDYRSARLMADHCRVITATAEENDDLWKPDGETRRRIRRIARQFEALRPRRETCYRQNDGDELDMDALVRARCDLAARGEGSDRIYTNVRQTTRDLAVAILVDVSLSTDSWVENRRVLDIEKEALSIFAAGLNASRDDNAMYTFTSRRRDYVRISELKGFDEPFGPRVGRRIAGLKPGYYTRMGAAIRHVAKQLEKRENRHRLLLVLTDGKPNDIDHYEGRYGLEDTRMAIREARRAGNAVFGVTIDHKARAYFPFLFGSGSYHIVGHAAKIAQALPKIYAQLVN; encoded by the coding sequence ATGGGACTGTCCACGATCATGCAATTGCTCGAGGTCGAGGAGCAGGCCGGGCGCTATTGGCACCGCCTGGTGGGCGACGTCGCAAGCTATCCCAAATATTCCGACTGCGCCGTGCGCCTGGAAGATATCCGCGTTCAATTGGGCGTTTTCTTTCGCGCCCTGGGCGGTGCGCCGGGGGTCGCCCTAACGGCGGGTTCTCAACATACATCGACCCACCGCCTAACCTTTCTACAGCGCCTGGGCGCCGCCGCCGAGAGGATGGAACAGGCCCGTTTCGACGGTGAAACCTTGATGCTGCCCATCGAAATTGATCTTTTCCCGACGGCGGCGCTTAACCGCGACGCCTATTTCTGGCTGACCGCGTTTTTCACCGCCACATCCGTCGCCGCGGGCGACGTCCCCGAAACCGGCGTCCCGGACACCCCTCTACATCGAGACATCCGCCGCCTTCGCCGCGCCCACGACGCCACACGCACCGTGCTCGGCGAAATTCCCGGTCTTCGCGCCCGCTACCGCCGCCTGTGCGATGGCGTGCTGGCGGCGCGCCCCCAACGTAATTTACCCCCGGTGGAGGCCGCCGTGGAGGCGACCGTCGCCTACATGCTGGACGCGGGCGATCCGACCGCGCTGCTCGACCGCCTGGCGCAGGAAACAGCCCCTCGTGGATATCGGCCGTTCTTGCCGGTCCCACTTTGGGGTATCCCTTCGTCGCGCCGAGAGCAGAGCCGAGCGCAATCCCGGGACGACCCCGCCGCGGGCGGCGAGGGCGAGGGCGACGCGCGACGTCACAAGGCCCAACGCAAAACGCAAGATCAGGCGCAGCGTGACGATCCTATGATCCTCAACAACATGGAAAAAATCCTTTCTCTGGCGGAAATGGTCAACGTCAACCGGGCGATCGACGATGACGATCCCGATCAGGCGAAAAAGGCCGCCGACGATCTCGACGAACTGACCCTGTCCGAGCACAAGAGACGCGCCGCCAGCAAAATCAAGCTGGACCTCGACCTGCCGCCGGACGCCATCGACACGACCCGTCTGAAAGCCGCCGTGACCTATCCCGAGTGGGATTACCGTAGCGCCCGCCTGATGGCCGACCACTGCCGGGTGATCACCGCCACGGCCGAGGAAAATGACGACCTTTGGAAGCCCGACGGGGAAACCCGACGACGCATCCGGCGCATCGCCCGCCAGTTCGAGGCCCTGCGCCCACGCCGAGAAACCTGTTACCGACAGAACGACGGCGACGAATTGGACATGGACGCCCTTGTGCGCGCGCGCTGCGATCTGGCGGCGCGCGGAGAGGGATCGGACCGCATCTATACCAACGTTCGCCAGACGACCCGCGACCTGGCGGTGGCGATCTTGGTCGATGTTTCGCTATCGACCGACAGCTGGGTCGAAAACCGCCGAGTCTTGGATATCGAAAAGGAAGCCCTCAGTATTTTCGCCGCCGGCCTGAACGCCAGCCGTGACGATAACGCCATGTACACGTTCACCTCACGCCGGCGCGATTATGTGCGTATCAGCGAGCTTAAGGGGTTCGATGAGCCGTTCGGCCCCCGAGTGGGACGACGCATCGCCGGCCTGAAGCCGGGCTATTACACGCGCATGGGCGCGGCCATCCGCCATGTCGCCAAGCAGTTGGAGAAACGCGAAAATCGCCATCGCCTGTTGCTGGTGTTGACCGACGGAAAACCCAACGATATCGACCATTACGAGGGACGTTACGGCCTTGAGGATACGCGCATGGCGATCCGCGAGGCGCGGCGCGCGGGAAACGCCGTCTTCGGCGTCACCATCGACCACAAGGCGCGCGCGTATTTTCCCTTTCTTTTCGGCTCGGGGTCGTACCACATCGTCGGGCACGCCGCCAAGATCGCCCAGGCCCTGCCCAAAATTTACGCCCAGTTGGTGAATTGA
- the greA gene encoding transcription elongation factor GreA — protein MDKIPMTLEGLKRLESELKNLKDVERPAVIRAIAEAREHGDLSENAEYHAARERQSFIEGRIVELESIVSHADVIDPSTMSGDVVRFGATVMLADEDTDEESAYQIVGAHESDLARGRISVGSPIARALIGKQLGDSVEVLTPGGQKSYEIIKVDYV, from the coding sequence ATGGATAAAATCCCGATGACGCTCGAAGGCCTGAAACGCCTGGAAAGCGAGTTGAAGAACCTTAAAGATGTCGAGCGCCCTGCGGTTATTCGCGCCATCGCCGAGGCCCGCGAACACGGCGATCTGTCGGAAAACGCCGAGTATCACGCCGCGCGCGAACGTCAAAGCTTCATCGAAGGGCGCATCGTCGAATTGGAAAGCATCGTCAGCCATGCCGACGTCATTGACCCATCGACAATGTCGGGCGATGTCGTGCGTTTCGGCGCCACCGTGATGCTCGCCGATGAAGACACCGATGAAGAATCGGCGTATCAAATCGTCGGCGCCCATGAAAGTGACCTTGCGCGCGGGCGCATTTCCGTCGGCTCGCCGATCGCGCGCGCCCTGATCGGCAAGCAACTCGGCGATTCGGTCGAGGTCCTCACTCCCGGCGGGCAAAAATCCTACGAGATCATCAAGGTCGATTACGTTTGA
- a CDS encoding CbbQ/NirQ/NorQ/GpvN family protein has product MKPHPIENAPQEIPYYRPVANECDLFEHAFNHRLALLLKGPTGCGKTRLVAHMAARLGRPLYTVSCHDDLTAADLTGRYLLRGGETVWCDGPLTRAVRTGGICYLDEVVEARKDVTVVLHPLTDDRRILPLERSGETLVAPDDFMLVVSYNPGYQQMMKALKPSTRQRFLAITFDFPAFDDEVAIVARESGLAVEQCAPLVRLAARLRAMKGQDLDEGVSTRLLIYCATLVHSGMPLENAVLAAMIEPLSDEADVKEGLLEVVRVTLG; this is encoded by the coding sequence ATGAAGCCCCATCCCATCGAAAACGCTCCGCAAGAAATTCCGTACTACCGCCCCGTCGCCAACGAATGCGACCTGTTCGAACACGCGTTCAATCACCGTCTGGCGCTGTTGTTGAAAGGTCCCACGGGATGCGGCAAGACGCGCCTCGTCGCCCACATGGCGGCGCGCCTGGGACGACCGTTGTATACCGTATCGTGCCATGACGACTTGACCGCCGCGGACCTCACCGGGCGTTATCTTCTGCGCGGGGGGGAAACGGTGTGGTGCGACGGCCCGCTGACCCGCGCCGTGCGCACCGGCGGCATTTGTTATCTGGACGAGGTCGTCGAAGCGCGCAAAGACGTCACCGTGGTGCTCCACCCGCTGACCGACGATCGGCGTATTTTGCCGTTGGAACGGTCCGGCGAAACCTTGGTCGCACCCGACGATTTCATGCTGGTGGTCTCCTACAACCCCGGCTATCAGCAAATGATGAAGGCGCTCAAGCCGAGCACGCGTCAGAGGTTCCTCGCGATCACCTTTGATTTTCCCGCCTTCGACGACGAGGTTGCCATCGTCGCGCGCGAGAGCGGCCTCGCGGTCGAACAATGCGCCCCGCTGGTCCGCCTCGCCGCCCGTCTGCGCGCCATGAAGGGCCAGGATTTGGACGAAGGCGTATCGACCCGGTTGTTGATTTATTGCGCCACCTTGGTGCATTCGGGCATGCCCCTGGAGAACGCCGTCCTCGCCGCCATGATCGAACCGCTAAGTGACGAAGCCGACGTCAAGGAAGGTCTCCTCGAAGTCGTTCGCGTGACTTTGGGCTAA
- a CDS encoding Crp/Fnr family transcriptional regulator, whose product MSASQDMPSDSDIPCGAPCLHGDIDLAAIRDAPLLRAVPDDEVNRLLARAHCRDHPAGHLVFSKGDKIDHFYLIVSGRVKLFNVTPKGKQAILKVFEAGEHIALIALFSRTAYPASCETLEPTRLMGVSYQALKQCLRDSPGIGRFLIGALVHRESEMLAQLAEIKTKTVIQQLGGFLMGLIDAADGPAEVTLPYARKELAAQLAIAPENLSRAFAKLAQYGVQAHGSRVEIADVATLRALYRDRA is encoded by the coding sequence ATGAGCGCCTCGCAAGACATGCCGTCGGATAGCGACATTCCATGCGGCGCGCCCTGTCTGCACGGTGACATCGACCTGGCGGCGATCCGCGACGCCCCGCTGTTGCGCGCGGTCCCCGACGACGAGGTCAATCGCCTGCTCGCCCGTGCCCATTGCCGCGATCATCCCGCGGGACATCTGGTCTTTTCCAAAGGCGATAAGATCGACCATTTCTACCTGATCGTATCGGGCAGGGTGAAGCTATTCAACGTCACCCCGAAAGGCAAACAGGCGATCTTAAAGGTCTTCGAAGCGGGCGAGCATATCGCCCTGATCGCCCTGTTTTCGCGCACCGCCTATCCGGCGTCGTGCGAAACCCTGGAGCCGACCCGCCTGATGGGGGTATCGTACCAAGCGCTGAAACAATGTCTGCGCGATTCTCCGGGAATCGGTCGCTTCCTAATCGGCGCCTTGGTCCACCGGGAAAGCGAAATGCTGGCCCAACTGGCCGAAATTAAAACCAAGACCGTGATACAACAATTGGGCGGCTTTCTCATGGGACTGATCGATGCCGCCGACGGCCCCGCCGAGGTCACCCTGCCGTATGCGCGCAAGGAGCTGGCGGCGCAACTGGCCATCGCGCCGGAAAATTTGTCGCGCGCCTTCGCCAAGCTCGCGCAATATGGCGTTCAGGCCCACGGCTCCCGGGTCGAGATCGCCGACGTCGCGACCCTACGCGCGCTCTATCGCGACCGCGCATAA
- a CDS encoding cbb3-type cytochrome c oxidase subunit I, with amino-acid sequence MKYPSQKVALYYFSGALVLFIAQVLGGLLAGTVYVIPNLLADIVPFNVIRMIHTNALIVWLLMGFMGGTYYLLPEETENDLYSTKLAIVQFWLFLFAGLAAVIGYLFGIHEGREFLEQPLWVKLAIVVVALMFMFNCTMTLLRGRKTAVANVLLLGLWGITVFFLFAFYNPTDLVLDKMFWWFVVHLWVEGVWELVMAAMLAFLMIKMTGVDREVVEKWLYVIVGLSLFTGILGTGHHYYWIGTPGYWQWIGSVFSTLEVLPFFAMVVFTFYMVWKGGRDHPNKAALLWALGCSVTAFFGAGVWGFMHTLAPINYYSHGTQVTAAHGHLAFYGAYVMLNIAMFTYALPYLRHRAPYKQVLNMWAFWVVTGAMFFMTFALTFAGVVQIQLQRVMGEYYMDVQDQLGIFFWMRLGAGAVVVVGVLILVYALLVADKEAPQQA; translated from the coding sequence ATGAAATATCCATCCCAAAAAGTCGCACTGTATTATTTCTCCGGGGCGCTGGTTTTGTTCATCGCACAGGTGTTGGGCGGGCTTCTGGCCGGCACCGTTTACGTGATTCCCAATCTACTGGCGGACATCGTGCCCTTTAACGTGATCCGCATGATCCACACCAACGCCTTGATCGTCTGGTTGTTGATGGGTTTCATGGGGGGAACCTATTACCTGTTACCCGAAGAAACGGAAAACGATCTCTATAGCACCAAACTGGCGATCGTTCAGTTTTGGCTGTTTCTGTTCGCCGGACTGGCCGCCGTCATCGGCTACCTGTTCGGCATCCACGAAGGGCGCGAATTTCTCGAGCAGCCCTTGTGGGTCAAGTTGGCGATCGTCGTCGTCGCCTTAATGTTCATGTTCAACTGCACCATGACCCTGTTGCGCGGCCGTAAAACCGCCGTCGCCAACGTTCTCCTGTTGGGCCTTTGGGGGATTACGGTGTTCTTCCTGTTCGCCTTCTACAACCCCACCGATCTCGTCCTCGACAAGATGTTCTGGTGGTTCGTGGTCCACTTGTGGGTCGAAGGCGTGTGGGAATTGGTGATGGCGGCGATGCTCGCCTTCTTGATGATCAAGATGACCGGCGTCGATCGCGAAGTGGTCGAAAAGTGGCTCTACGTCATCGTCGGATTATCCCTGTTCACCGGCATTCTCGGCACCGGACACCATTACTACTGGATCGGCACGCCGGGCTATTGGCAGTGGATCGGCAGCGTTTTCTCGACGCTGGAGGTTCTTCCCTTCTTCGCCATGGTGGTGTTCACCTTCTACATGGTTTGGAAGGGGGGGCGCGATCATCCCAACAAGGCCGCCCTGCTGTGGGCGCTGGGTTGTTCGGTGACGGCGTTTTTCGGAGCCGGGGTATGGGGCTTTATGCACACCTTGGCGCCGATCAATTATTACAGCCATGGCACCCAGGTCACGGCGGCGCACGGGCATCTGGCGTTTTACGGCGCTTATGTGATGCTCAATATCGCCATGTTCACCTACGCCCTGCCTTATCTGCGCCATCGCGCACCCTATAAGCAGGTCCTCAATATGTGGGCTTTCTGGGTGGTCACCGGGGCGATGTTCTTCATGACCTTCGCCTTGACCTTCGCCGGGGTCGTGCAAATCCAGCTGCAACGGGTGATGGGCGAATACTACATGGATGTCCAGGACCAACTCGGTATCTTTTTCTGGATGCGCTTAGGCGCGGGGGCCGTGGTGGTCGTTGGCGTCCTGATCTTGGTCTATGCCCTGCTCGTGGCCGACAAGGAAGCCCCCCAGCAGGCTTAA
- a CDS encoding Crp/Fnr family transcriptional regulator produces MSAPARPRSIPVAQTALEHLSGANDDAPLRAFLKTYPLHGAPPGTVLFEQGAPADRFFFISDGLVETTMRTHSGEDTIIDATARGAIIGGLAVLGGAHYPVSAQTVIETHYVGVPADLFLEKLRDDDALFLDTLAQAVHAVERIVAATGRLKLQLLSQRIAGYLLSLCPDRADGPARVHLPFSKRSWAAHLGATPQSLSRSLRQLQKYGVTVRSGAVMIENIKEIRGLFEEEGGI; encoded by the coding sequence ATGAGCGCGCCCGCCCGGCCCCGCTCGATCCCGGTTGCGCAGACGGCCTTGGAGCATCTTTCCGGGGCGAATGATGACGCGCCGTTGCGGGCCTTCTTAAAAACCTACCCCCTCCACGGCGCGCCGCCGGGAACGGTTCTTTTCGAGCAGGGCGCGCCGGCCGACCGCTTTTTTTTCATCTCCGACGGCCTGGTTGAAACCACCATGCGCACCCACTCGGGCGAGGATACCATCATCGACGCCACGGCGCGCGGCGCGATCATCGGCGGGCTTGCGGTCCTCGGCGGCGCCCACTACCCGGTCAGCGCCCAAACCGTCATCGAAACCCACTATGTCGGCGTCCCTGCAGACCTTTTCCTGGAGAAACTGCGCGACGACGACGCCTTGTTCCTCGATACCCTGGCGCAGGCGGTACACGCCGTCGAGCGCATCGTCGCGGCGACCGGGCGGTTGAAGCTCCAGTTATTATCGCAGCGAATCGCCGGCTATTTGCTCAGCCTATGTCCGGACCGCGCCGATGGCCCGGCGCGGGTCCACCTCCCCTTTTCCAAGCGATCGTGGGCGGCCCATTTGGGTGCGACGCCGCAAAGCTTGTCGCGGTCCTTGCGCCAGTTACAAAAATACGGCGTCACAGTGCGTTCCGGCGCCGTCATGATCGAAAACATCAAAGAAATTCGTGGCTTGTTCGAAGAGGAGGGCGGCATATGA
- the asnB gene encoding asparagine synthase (glutamine-hydrolyzing), translating to MCGFVGYLNPKGGQSAAEMDALVLAMAETIAYRGPDDAGSWCDPETGVALGHRRLSIIDLSPMGRQPMVSADGRYVIIYNGEIYNFPEIRAELEGAGVCFRGHSDTEVILEAWAAWGGARTVKRMLGMFALALWDRRERRLTLVRDRLGIKPVYWGWNRGVLFFGSQPGPFTKHPGWRGEIDRDALCAFVRHGYVPAPHSIYGGIEKLEPGVMVDIAADGAAVKTRYWDMRSLARREGGLPVATTDAAATDALEDLLKDAIGRRMVADVPLGAFLSGGIDSSTVVALMQAQSARPVKTFSIGFHEHGYDEARHAKAVAAHLGTEHTELYVDPGHARDALAGMATWYDEPFADSSQVPTYLVSEMTRRHVTVSLSGDGGDELFGGYNRYFLGAALWRRFGHWPGPLRGLVAGGLKTLTPSAWNTLLSVLPDRIRPPQVGDKIHKLADILSLDSQQALYLRLVSQWGDPAALVPGAREPRGLLWDETVHDDVPDFVERMQYLDTVTYLPDDILTKVDRASMAVSLEARVPLLDHRVVEFAWGLPKHQKIRGGEGKWLLRQVLYRHVPKKLMARPKMGFGVPIDSWLRHELRDWAEAMLSENRLRDEGFFDPTEVRKIWSDHLSGKCNAQYVLWNILQFQSWKQAWVG from the coding sequence GTGTGCGGTTTTGTCGGGTATTTAAATCCAAAAGGCGGGCAGAGCGCCGCCGAGATGGATGCGCTGGTTTTGGCCATGGCCGAGACCATCGCCTATCGGGGACCGGACGACGCCGGAAGTTGGTGCGATCCCGAGACGGGGGTCGCGCTTGGCCATCGCCGGTTGTCGATCATCGACCTATCGCCGATGGGCCGTCAGCCGATGGTCTCCGCCGATGGCCGCTATGTCATCATCTACAATGGCGAGATTTATAATTTTCCCGAAATCCGCGCCGAATTGGAAGGCGCGGGGGTCTGTTTTCGTGGTCACAGCGATACCGAAGTGATCCTGGAGGCTTGGGCGGCGTGGGGCGGTGCGCGCACGGTGAAACGGATGCTCGGGATGTTCGCCTTGGCGCTTTGGGATCGCCGGGAAAGACGGCTGACCTTGGTGCGCGACCGGTTGGGGATCAAGCCCGTTTATTGGGGCTGGAACCGGGGGGTGCTGTTTTTTGGATCGCAGCCCGGCCCTTTCACCAAGCATCCCGGGTGGCGGGGAGAAATTGACCGCGACGCGCTATGCGCCTTCGTACGCCATGGCTACGTTCCGGCGCCGCACTCGATCTACGGCGGGATTGAAAAACTGGAACCGGGCGTGATGGTGGACATCGCCGCCGATGGGGCCGCCGTCAAAACGCGTTATTGGGACATGCGGTCTCTCGCCCGGCGAGAAGGCGGCCTGCCTGTCGCCACCACCGATGCGGCCGCCACCGACGCCCTGGAAGACCTGCTCAAGGACGCCATCGGGCGGCGCATGGTCGCCGATGTGCCGTTGGGGGCCTTTCTGTCGGGGGGGATCGACAGTTCGACGGTGGTCGCCTTGATGCAGGCGCAAAGCGCCCGCCCGGTAAAGACTTTTTCGATCGGCTTTCACGAACACGGCTATGACGAGGCCCGTCACGCCAAGGCGGTGGCGGCGCATCTGGGCACGGAGCACACCGAATTGTACGTCGATCCCGGTCACGCCCGGGATGCATTGGCGGGCATGGCCACTTGGTATGACGAGCCGTTCGCCGACAGTTCTCAAGTTCCGACCTATTTGGTGTCTGAAATGACGCGCCGGCACGTCACGGTCTCGTTGTCGGGCGACGGCGGAGATGAGTTATTCGGCGGCTATAACCGTTATTTCCTGGGTGCGGCGCTGTGGCGGCGCTTCGGCCATTGGCCGGGGCCGTTGCGGGGTCTGGTCGCGGGCGGCCTGAAGACGCTGACACCGAGCGCCTGGAATACGCTTTTAAGCGTTTTACCCGATCGTATCCGCCCGCCCCAGGTCGGCGATAAAATTCATAAACTGGCCGATATCCTGTCCCTGGACAGCCAGCAGGCCCTGTATTTGCGTCTGGTCAGCCAATGGGGTGATCCTGCGGCCCTGGTGCCGGGCGCGCGCGAGCCGCGTGGCCTTTTGTGGGATGAGACCGTGCATGACGATGTCCCCGATTTCGTCGAGCGAATGCAGTACCTGGATACGGTGACCTATCTGCCCGACGATATTTTGACCAAGGTCGATCGGGCGTCGATGGCGGTGTCGCTTGAGGCCCGGGTGCCGCTTCTCGATCATCGGGTGGTGGAATTCGCCTGGGGCCTGCCCAAGCATCAAAAAATACGCGGCGGCGAAGGCAAGTGGCTTTTGCGTCAGGTCCTCTATCGCCATGTGCCGAAAAAATTGATGGCGCGCCCGAAGATGGGCTTCGGCGTGCCGATCGACAGCTGGCTGCGCCATGAACTGCGCGATTGGGCCGAGGCCATGCTGAGCGAGAATCGATTGCGCGATGAGGGTTTCTTCGATCCGACCGAGGTACGAAAAATCTGGTCCGACCATCTTTCGGGCAAATGCAATGCGCAGTATGTGTTATGGAATATTTTGCAATTTCAATCTTGGAAACAGGCCTGGGTCGGCTGA